One window of Neptuniibacter halophilus genomic DNA carries:
- the cbiM gene encoding cobalt transporter CbiM, producing MHIVDGALAVPVLAAGAALTVAGVAIGLKKMDYDHLPQVGVLSAAFFIASYIHLPIGFSSVHLILNGLIGLALGWAAFPALLVALFLQAVFFGFGGFLVLGVNAVNIALPAVLIYYLCRPGIQASSPKLAAFWGAVGGAGSIVLTTIMVAFSLMLSGEAFLLAAKATFVAHIPVMVVEGFVTAAAVLLIRKVKPAFLGLDEEKVYG from the coding sequence ATGCATATTGTCGATGGCGCGCTGGCCGTGCCGGTACTGGCCGCGGGAGCTGCATTAACGGTGGCGGGCGTGGCGATTGGCCTGAAAAAGATGGACTACGATCATCTGCCTCAGGTGGGTGTGCTCTCGGCGGCATTTTTTATCGCCTCCTATATTCATCTGCCAATCGGCTTCTCCAGTGTGCACCTGATCCTTAACGGACTGATCGGCCTGGCCCTTGGTTGGGCCGCTTTCCCGGCTTTGCTGGTGGCGTTGTTTCTGCAGGCGGTTTTTTTCGGCTTTGGCGGTTTCCTGGTGCTGGGGGTGAACGCGGTAAACATCGCACTGCCGGCGGTACTGATCTATTACCTCTGCCGACCCGGAATACAGGCCTCGTCACCGAAACTGGCAGCCTTCTGGGGGGCGGTCGGCGGTGCCGGCTCCATTGTGTTAACCACGATTATGGTGGCGTTCTCCCTGATGCTCTCCGGTGAAGCGTTCCTGTTGGCGGCCAAGGCAACCTTTGTTGCACATATTCCGGTGATGGTGGTGGAGGGCTTTGTGACTGCGGCTGCAGTGCTGCTGATCCGTAAAGTTAAACCGGCCTTTCTCGGT
- a CDS encoding DUF4198 domain-containing protein gives MFKKFAVSALAGAALYSSLAQAHFQMVYTPDLLRERGGQITLKMPFTHPADNGHVMAVDRPEQFYVIKKGQKTDLLGQVNPAQWSSNENRGESYEADVKLRGLGDYVFVYQMAPYLEAAEDLYIQQITKTIVNVGSLPTDWDQELGLDAEIVPLTKPYAIYAGGTFTGIVKSAGEPVPFAELEVEYINYEPDLTQNAFAKEANMKVPSDVFITMTIKADANGTFTFGIPKAGQWGFVALGVGPKTEHKGKELSQDAVIWVQAHPAD, from the coding sequence ATGTTTAAAAAATTTGCTGTTTCTGCCCTTGCCGGCGCCGCTTTGTATTCGTCTCTGGCGCAGGCCCATTTTCAGATGGTTTATACCCCGGATCTGCTGCGTGAGCGCGGCGGCCAGATTACGCTTAAAATGCCGTTTACCCATCCTGCCGACAATGGTCATGTGATGGCAGTGGACCGGCCGGAGCAGTTCTATGTGATCAAAAAAGGCCAGAAAACCGATCTGCTGGGTCAGGTAAACCCGGCGCAATGGAGCAGTAACGAAAACCGCGGTGAATCCTACGAAGCAGACGTTAAGTTGCGCGGGCTCGGGGATTATGTCTTTGTTTACCAGATGGCGCCTTATCTCGAAGCTGCGGAAGATCTTTATATTCAGCAGATTACCAAGACCATTGTGAATGTTGGCAGCCTGCCGACTGACTGGGATCAGGAGCTGGGGCTGGATGCCGAGATTGTTCCACTGACAAAACCTTATGCGATCTATGCCGGAGGAACATTTACCGGCATCGTGAAAAGCGCCGGCGAGCCTGTGCCGTTTGCAGAGCTTGAGGTGGAATACATCAACTACGAGCCGGACCTGACACAGAATGCGTTTGCCAAAGAAGCTAATATGAAGGTTCCTTCGGACGTCTTCATTACGATGACGATCAAAGCCGATGCCAACGGTACCTTTACCTTTGGTATCCCTAAAGCCGGGCAGTGGGGCTTTGTGGCACTGGGTGTGGGGCCAAAAACTGAGCACAAGGGTAAAGAGTTGTCTCAGGATGCGGTAATCTGGGTTCAGGCCCATCCGGCAGACTAA
- a CDS encoding STAS/SEC14 domain-containing protein codes for MLYVLPETTGDIIVLQANGTLTTADYTETFLPLFDHVKNTHPEVRLLITFAPDFEGFEAGALWEDMKFGTQHASDFHRVAIVGDAKWTDWMSKVADLLMKGEIRHYRMTQLLEALRWINDEDEDDEENEPLYPFGG; via the coding sequence ATGCTTTACGTTTTACCTGAAACCACCGGCGATATCATTGTACTGCAGGCTAACGGTACCCTCACCACCGCCGACTATACAGAGACCTTCCTGCCCCTGTTTGATCATGTAAAGAACACGCACCCCGAAGTTCGTTTACTGATCACCTTCGCACCCGATTTTGAAGGCTTTGAGGCCGGTGCGTTGTGGGAAGATATGAAGTTCGGCACTCAACATGCCAGTGATTTCCATCGGGTTGCTATTGTTGGCGACGCGAAATGGACAGACTGGATGAGTAAAGTGGCTGATCTGCTGATGAAAGGCGAGATCCGCCACTACAGGATGACCCAGCTACTGGAAGCCCTGCGCTGGATCAACGATGAAGATGAGGATGACGAGGAGAACGAACCCCTCTATCCCTTTGGCGGCTGA
- a CDS encoding alanine/glycine:cation symporter family protein, producing the protein MEALSNLIGQINGIVWGPMMLVLILGVGLFLQLGLRLMPILKLGTGFKLLWNGRQTSESDKESGEISPFQALMTAMSATVGTGNIAGVATAVFLGGPGALFWMWCTALVGMATKYSEAVLAVKYREVDEDGNHVGGPMYYIKNGLGSKWAWMGTAFAIFGTIAGFGIGNTVQSNSVAAVLEANFSMPTWVTGVILMVLTAAVLLGGIKRIGAVAGSLVPLMAISYLIAGLVVLAINAEAIPHALDLIFTYAFTESAAEGGFAGAAVWAAIRFGVARGVFSNEAGLGSAPIAHAASQTKDPVRQGLIAMLGTFLDTIIICSITGLVIITSGVWTSGESGAALTSAAFAAALPGVGNYIVAIALAIFAFTTILGWSLYGERCAEYLFGVKVIMPFRVLWIISVFVGTTISLDFVWLLADTLNAMMAIPNLIALALLSPVVFRLTREYFDAQAPSLQGK; encoded by the coding sequence ATGGAAGCGTTAAGCAATCTGATCGGTCAGATCAACGGGATCGTCTGGGGTCCAATGATGTTGGTGCTGATTCTGGGTGTGGGCCTGTTCCTGCAACTGGGTCTGAGACTGATGCCTATCCTGAAGCTGGGTACCGGCTTCAAACTGTTGTGGAATGGTCGCCAGACCTCTGAATCAGACAAAGAATCCGGTGAGATCTCACCGTTCCAGGCATTGATGACTGCAATGTCTGCAACCGTGGGTACAGGTAACATCGCAGGTGTGGCTACGGCTGTATTCCTGGGTGGCCCGGGTGCACTGTTCTGGATGTGGTGTACGGCCCTGGTGGGTATGGCCACAAAATATTCTGAAGCCGTTCTGGCGGTTAAGTATCGTGAAGTTGATGAAGACGGTAACCACGTAGGTGGCCCGATGTACTACATCAAAAACGGTCTGGGTTCCAAGTGGGCCTGGATGGGTACAGCGTTCGCGATCTTCGGTACTATTGCCGGTTTCGGTATCGGTAACACGGTACAGTCCAACTCAGTGGCTGCGGTATTGGAAGCTAACTTCTCAATGCCGACCTGGGTTACGGGTGTAATCCTGATGGTTCTGACCGCTGCAGTTCTGCTGGGCGGTATCAAGCGTATCGGTGCGGTAGCCGGTTCTCTGGTTCCACTGATGGCGATCAGCTACCTGATCGCGGGTCTGGTGGTACTGGCAATTAATGCTGAAGCCATTCCGCATGCTCTGGATCTGATCTTCACTTACGCGTTCACTGAATCTGCTGCAGAAGGTGGTTTTGCTGGTGCTGCAGTCTGGGCGGCGATCCGCTTCGGTGTGGCACGTGGTGTCTTCTCTAACGAAGCCGGTCTGGGTTCTGCGCCTATTGCGCACGCCGCTTCTCAGACGAAAGATCCTGTACGTCAGGGCCTGATTGCGATGCTGGGTACCTTCCTGGATACCATCATCATCTGCTCTATCACAGGTCTGGTGATCATCACCTCCGGTGTCTGGACTTCCGGTGAGTCCGGTGCAGCGCTGACGTCTGCTGCATTCGCAGCCGCGTTGCCGGGTGTAGGTAACTACATCGTAGCGATTGCGCTGGCGATCTTCGCATTCACCACCATTCTGGGCTGGAGCCTCTACGGCGAGCGTTGTGCAGAGTACCTGTTCGGTGTGAAGGTTATTATGCCGTTCCGTGTTCTGTGGATTATCTCTGTGTTTGTAGGTACGACCATCAGTCTGGACTTTGTATGGCTGCTGGCTGATACCCTGAACGCAATGATGGCGATTCCTAACCTGATCGCGCTGGCGCTGCTGAGCCCGGTTGTGTTCCGTCTGACACGCGAGTACTTCGATGCTCAGGCACCGTCTCTGCAGGGTAAATAA
- a CDS encoding Lrp/AsnC ligand binding domain-containing protein: MANSKKRTLDRLDVSILRTLQKDGRISYVDLAEKVGLSSTPCIERVKRLEKEGYIEGYYARLNPQLLEYSMLVFVEISLSYQTPDAFQSFNKAVEELPYILECHLVSGDADYLLKARINDMSQYRALLGDMLLTLPGVKNSKSYIVMEEVRETLELPIQFTPGNR; encoded by the coding sequence ATGGCAAACAGTAAAAAGCGCACCCTGGATCGGCTCGATGTCAGCATCCTCAGAACCCTGCAGAAAGATGGCCGGATCAGCTATGTTGATCTGGCAGAGAAGGTGGGGCTCAGCTCAACCCCCTGTATTGAGCGAGTCAAACGGCTGGAAAAAGAGGGCTATATCGAGGGGTACTATGCGCGACTGAACCCTCAGTTGCTGGAATACAGTATGCTGGTATTTGTCGAGATCTCTCTCTCATACCAGACCCCGGATGCGTTTCAGAGCTTTAATAAGGCGGTGGAAGAGCTGCCGTATATTCTGGAGTGTCATCTGGTTTCCGGTGATGCGGATTACCTGCTTAAGGCCCGTATCAACGATATGTCGCAGTACCGGGCCCTGCTTGGTGATATGCTGCTGACCCTGCCCGGAGTGAAAAACTCCAAAAGTTACATCGTGATGGAAGAAGTACGGGAAACCCTCGAACTTCCTATCCAGTTCACGCCCGGTAACCGCTAG
- a CDS encoding D-amino acid dehydrogenase, with the protein MQVLVLGAGVVGVTSAWYLAKAGHEVTIIDRQVDVALETSYGNAGQISPGYSAPWAGPGIPLKAVKWLMQDLAPFMISGKEVDAQTLGWMTKMLSNCTENAYHTNKGRMVRLAEYSRDCFIDLRKELDIHYDERSKGTLQLFRTDKQVKDSKKDISVLEETGVNFQVLDVDGCVEYEPALAHVREKIVGGLRLPGDETGDCFKFTNALADECRKLGVKFVMKTEVLGINAQGDEITSITTSRGEMTADSYVVALGSYSTPVLSKIGLKVPVYPIKGYSLTLPILDESRAPTSTVMDETYKVAVTRFDDRIRVGGTAEIASYNKELEAKRKANVAFVVGDLFPGGGDIEHAEFWTGLRPMTPDGTPILGETKYSNLFLNTGHGTLGWTMSLGSAKYLADVISQKTPDIDSEGLSVARYA; encoded by the coding sequence ATGCAGGTACTGGTTCTGGGTGCAGGTGTGGTTGGCGTTACGAGCGCTTGGTATTTGGCCAAGGCCGGCCATGAGGTAACTATAATCGATCGACAGGTAGATGTCGCGTTAGAAACGAGTTACGGCAATGCGGGTCAGATCTCTCCGGGTTACTCGGCACCATGGGCGGGTCCGGGGATTCCACTGAAAGCCGTCAAATGGCTGATGCAGGATCTGGCTCCGTTTATGATCAGCGGTAAAGAGGTCGATGCTCAGACGCTGGGCTGGATGACCAAGATGCTCAGCAACTGTACCGAAAACGCCTACCATACCAATAAAGGCCGTATGGTGCGCCTGGCCGAGTACAGCCGCGACTGTTTTATCGACCTGCGTAAAGAACTGGATATCCATTACGATGAGCGCAGCAAAGGTACGCTGCAGCTTTTCCGGACAGATAAACAGGTTAAAGACTCGAAGAAAGATATCTCCGTACTCGAAGAAACCGGTGTTAACTTCCAGGTGCTGGACGTTGACGGTTGTGTTGAATACGAACCGGCACTGGCCCATGTCCGTGAAAAGATCGTCGGCGGCCTGCGCCTGCCGGGCGATGAAACCGGCGACTGCTTCAAATTCACCAACGCTCTGGCGGATGAATGCCGCAAGCTGGGTGTGAAGTTTGTTATGAAAACTGAAGTGCTCGGCATCAACGCTCAGGGCGATGAGATCACCAGCATCACCACATCACGTGGTGAGATGACCGCTGATTCTTACGTGGTGGCACTGGGCAGCTACTCGACTCCGGTCCTGTCGAAAATTGGCCTGAAGGTTCCGGTATACCCTATCAAGGGTTACTCCCTCACGCTGCCGATTCTGGATGAGAGCCGTGCACCCACCTCCACCGTCATGGATGAAACCTACAAGGTGGCGGTTACCCGTTTTGACGATCGCATCCGGGTCGGCGGTACTGCCGAGATCGCCTCCTACAACAAGGAGCTGGAAGCCAAACGTAAAGCCAACGTTGCCTTTGTTGTGGGCGACCTGTTCCCGGGTGGCGGTGATATCGAACACGCTGAGTTCTGGACCGGCCTGCGGCCGATGACGCCGGACGGTACCCCGATTCTCGGTGAAACCAAATACTCCAACCTGTTCCTGAACACAGGCCACGGCACACTGGGCTGGACAATGTCTCTGGGCTCAGCGAAATATCTGGCCGACGTCATCAGCCAGAAAACGCCGGATATCGACAGCGAAGGCCTGTCCGTAGCCCGCTACGCATAA
- a CDS encoding Rid family detoxifying hydrolase gives MSNKTIISTDKAPAAIGTYSQAVKVDNTVYLSGQIPLNPETMEMVTESFEAQAVQVFENLKAVAEAAGGSVNDFVKITVLLSDLEFFAQVNELMEKYFEAPYPARAAYAVKALPKGADIEIEAVMVV, from the coding sequence ATGAGCAACAAAACAATTATCTCCACAGACAAAGCGCCTGCAGCCATCGGTACCTACTCTCAGGCCGTTAAAGTCGACAACACAGTTTACCTGTCCGGCCAGATCCCACTGAACCCGGAAACCATGGAGATGGTGACTGAATCTTTCGAAGCTCAGGCAGTTCAGGTATTCGAAAACCTGAAAGCCGTTGCCGAAGCGGCAGGCGGCAGCGTAAACGATTTTGTTAAAATTACAGTACTGCTGTCTGACCTTGAGTTCTTCGCTCAGGTTAACGAACTGATGGAAAAATACTTCGAAGCACCTTACCCTGCCCGCGCAGCTTACGCAGTTAAAGCGCTGCCAAAAGGTGCAGATATCGAAATCGAAGCGGTTATGGTTGTATAA
- the alr gene encoding alanine racemase, translating to MARAATATINLSAIRHNYELAKSMAPEQRALAIIKADAYGHGAVRVAEALSDIADGFGVACIEEAVELREAGVTLPILLLEGFFSADELEYISENQLWCTVHSWEQIEALQTASLKQPIKIWLKMDSGMHRVGIQPADYKDAYSRLSEMDQVSDIVMMSHFSSADEPEKPVTDTQIATFNQATEGLDSPVSLANSAGTMEHNGARREFQRPGIMLYGATPFMTSHPVADKLQPAMTLSSEVIAVRELEAGEPVGYGCTFVCDKPSRVGTVAMGYADGYPRHAKTGTPVLVNGQMSRIIGRVSMDMLAVDLTDIDDAKVGSPVEFWGENLLASDVAVHCDTIPYTLFTGITRRVHKKYI from the coding sequence ATGGCACGAGCAGCCACCGCCACCATTAATTTGTCGGCCATTCGCCACAATTATGAGCTGGCCAAATCCATGGCACCGGAGCAACGCGCTCTGGCGATCATCAAAGCGGATGCCTACGGCCACGGTGCTGTACGTGTCGCTGAAGCACTCAGCGATATCGCTGACGGTTTCGGTGTTGCCTGTATCGAAGAAGCGGTCGAACTTCGCGAAGCGGGTGTTACCCTGCCGATTCTGCTGCTGGAAGGTTTTTTCAGCGCAGATGAACTGGAATACATTAGCGAAAATCAGCTCTGGTGCACCGTTCACAGTTGGGAACAGATCGAAGCCCTGCAGACAGCCAGCCTGAAACAGCCGATCAAAATCTGGCTGAAAATGGACAGCGGCATGCACCGGGTTGGTATTCAGCCTGCTGATTACAAAGACGCCTATTCCCGTCTGTCAGAGATGGATCAGGTCAGTGATATCGTCATGATGAGCCACTTCTCTTCGGCAGATGAGCCGGAGAAACCCGTGACTGACACCCAGATCGCCACCTTTAATCAGGCGACTGAAGGTCTGGATTCACCCGTCAGTCTGGCCAACTCTGCAGGCACCATGGAACACAACGGCGCACGTCGCGAATTCCAGCGTCCGGGCATCATGCTCTATGGCGCAACCCCGTTTATGACCTCACATCCGGTAGCCGACAAACTGCAGCCCGCGATGACCCTGAGCTCTGAAGTGATCGCTGTGCGTGAACTGGAAGCGGGTGAACCGGTAGGTTACGGCTGCACCTTCGTGTGCGACAAGCCAAGCCGGGTCGGTACGGTCGCGATGGGTTACGCCGATGGTTACCCGCGTCATGCCAAAACCGGAACACCGGTACTGGTGAATGGGCAGATGAGCCGGATTATCGGCCGTGTATCCATGGATATGCTGGCAGTCGACCTGACCGATATCGATGATGCCAAAGTAGGCAGCCCGGTTGAGTTCTGGGGCGAAAACCTGCTCGCATCCGACGTTGCGGTGCACTGTGACACCATTCCTTACACCCTGTTTACCGGCATCACCCGCCGGGTACACAAGAAATATATCTGA
- a CDS encoding RidA family protein, translated as MSIERIESTERMSRIVKHNGTVYLCGQTAGEAQWDIAEQTQRCLDKIDDLLAKAGSSRNQMLSVTIYIRDMKDFAAMNAVWDAWVSECEKPARACVEARMARPEILVELSVTAAY; from the coding sequence ATGAGTATTGAACGTATCGAATCCACTGAACGCATGAGCCGTATCGTTAAGCACAACGGTACCGTTTACCTCTGCGGTCAGACCGCAGGCGAAGCCCAGTGGGATATCGCCGAGCAGACCCAGCGCTGCCTCGACAAAATTGATGATCTGCTGGCCAAAGCCGGTAGCAGCCGCAACCAGATGCTGTCTGTCACCATCTACATCCGCGATATGAAAGACTTCGCAGCCATGAACGCCGTATGGGATGCCTGGGTATCTGAGTGCGAAAAGCCGGCCCGCGCCTGCGTTGAAGCACGCATGGCCCGCCCGGAAATTCTGGTCGAGCTTTCGGTCACTGCGGCTTACTGA
- a CDS encoding MarR family winged helix-turn-helix transcriptional regulator, whose translation MRYELQEVEIVQALLKRPGFMMRRGFYETRNFFEKACEKTGLTAQQYDVLFILSFVDHMPQSNIGRLLDLDKSTTGLVIKKLIAKGYIERKTMPSDTRQRLVRLTAEGRSAFAEALLAAKGSQERIINILGEEDYEQLLALLAKVVRGMDRETNPPEEEWPQES comes from the coding sequence ATGCGCTATGAGTTACAAGAGGTTGAGATCGTCCAGGCGTTGCTGAAACGTCCGGGTTTCATGATGCGGCGAGGGTTCTACGAGACCCGTAATTTTTTTGAAAAAGCCTGTGAAAAGACCGGTCTGACAGCGCAACAGTATGATGTTCTCTTTATTCTGAGCTTTGTTGACCATATGCCTCAATCTAATATCGGCCGTCTGCTGGATCTTGATAAATCCACCACAGGACTGGTGATCAAGAAGCTGATTGCCAAGGGGTATATCGAGCGTAAAACGATGCCGAGTGATACCCGACAAAGGTTAGTCAGGTTAACTGCCGAAGGGCGCTCCGCTTTTGCTGAGGCGCTTCTGGCAGCCAAAGGTTCGCAGGAAAGAATTATCAATATTCTGGGTGAAGAGGACTATGAACAGTTACTCGCTCTGTTAGCTAAAGTGGTCAGGGGAATGGATCGGGAGACTAATCCGCCGGAAGAGGAATGGCCCCAGGAAAGCTGA
- a CDS encoding OprD family outer membrane porin, protein MKKNKISLAACISAALLAPTAQAGLFDDATTTLRYANYPWTGDTKDSASGIPTYKEGEWVHALEVKYHSGYFNDVIGFDYGIYGVDTISTKSDATRTQNIDGVNDEGHGGTNLAYLKSKFQLGDWDLRAGYGKKRRAFETYEDFNYRIVEATTVGADISLSRDDLSLYATVIDKASRRNQDNFGGDLKTFLGETIDNISVFGLKYQPSKAWTFKAEHLEAKDYIKRDFLGVNYNYPLNDTQSLNLDGRFGTMKDAGDLFERVPLGQYANDPDGLDASFNELALTFKDKELGYYATLWRTDVNGDDFNRILFTEDHGWWASRTQLWQWSGLEGETSYGVKAGIDFSKHNIPGLSLHATAVRSNSAEGYDDFSRQEFRTVAMYKFQQPVLKGLSVVWLHIDHEAEGTPDGIRRTGTGAGPTALAQGDADRIYINYVKKF, encoded by the coding sequence ATGAAAAAAAATAAGATCAGCCTCGCCGCATGTATCTCCGCAGCTCTCCTGGCTCCAACAGCCCAGGCAGGGCTGTTTGATGATGCAACCACCACCCTCAGGTATGCGAACTACCCATGGACAGGCGACACTAAAGACAGTGCATCCGGCATCCCCACATACAAAGAGGGAGAATGGGTTCATGCACTGGAAGTGAAATACCACTCCGGATACTTCAACGATGTCATCGGCTTCGATTACGGCATCTATGGGGTCGATACTATCTCTACCAAAAGCGATGCCACTCGCACACAAAACATTGATGGCGTGAACGACGAAGGACACGGCGGCACTAATCTGGCCTACCTGAAATCGAAGTTTCAACTGGGAGACTGGGACTTACGAGCGGGCTACGGAAAAAAGCGACGGGCATTCGAAACCTATGAAGACTTCAATTACCGTATTGTCGAGGCTACCACGGTCGGGGCCGATATCAGCCTGAGTCGGGATGACCTCTCCCTCTACGCCACAGTTATTGATAAAGCCAGCCGCCGTAATCAGGACAATTTTGGCGGAGACCTTAAAACGTTCCTCGGTGAAACGATCGATAACATCTCAGTCTTCGGGCTGAAATATCAACCGTCGAAAGCATGGACCTTTAAAGCAGAGCATCTGGAAGCCAAAGATTATATCAAGCGCGATTTTCTGGGTGTGAACTACAACTACCCCCTGAACGACACGCAGAGCCTCAACCTTGATGGTCGCTTTGGCACCATGAAAGACGCCGGCGATCTCTTTGAGCGAGTCCCCCTGGGCCAGTACGCAAACGACCCCGATGGCCTCGATGCCAGTTTTAATGAACTGGCTCTCACCTTCAAAGATAAAGAGCTGGGCTATTACGCCACCCTCTGGCGTACTGACGTCAACGGCGATGACTTCAACCGAATTCTGTTCACTGAAGATCATGGGTGGTGGGCATCCCGCACACAGCTCTGGCAATGGTCCGGACTTGAAGGTGAAACCTCCTACGGTGTGAAAGCTGGCATCGATTTCAGCAAGCACAATATTCCCGGCCTTTCTCTCCACGCTACGGCTGTACGATCGAACTCTGCCGAAGGCTACGACGACTTCAGCCGGCAGGAGTTCCGTACTGTGGCCATGTACAAATTTCAGCAGCCTGTGCTGAAAGGTCTCAGCGTAGTTTGGCTGCATATCGATCACGAAGCAGAAGGTACACCTGATGGCATCCGCAGAACAGGAACCGGCGCGGGCCCAACCGCGCTGGCTCAAGGCGATGCTGACCGGATCTATATCAACTATGTGAAAAAGTTCTGA
- a CDS encoding sulfatase-like hydrolase/transferase translates to MKKQILAASMAATISVSAFAAEQKPNILFILTDNQHSGLLGAYGNKEIKTPNIDQLAEEGVKFTNAFAVNGMCSPTRATLMTGLMPSQHGLHDWLNDEQMKEWPRDWSAVAEFRSVPYTLKENGYQTAMIGKWHLGQPWEPSLGFDHWMTFTSGHTLDFWNNTVIENGQVTDISGRHMVDYFGDKAVEYLENYDSDKPFFLKVSFDGPYMDPPTNMGPAKNRHYEYYKNKHLSSFPNEPVSKNYVDQLVEFAKTGQDKEFLNRIIKMVIGNMAGDQATRANMASQNTLVDDNVGRLMETLKKKGLSDNTIVIYSSDQGVYYGQHGLWTHTVLSQPSTLQETAFQIPLIVRKPGEAEGKTVSNLIGQYDIPATILDLAGIKQTLPNSPGRSFSSMLGAQKVGEIHDAVFYEQTESRAIRTQQYAYWKRMDADFGPNELYDMQKDPYQKKNLAELEAYQPVIADLDKKLEAFYATYTDPKYDLWKGGTAKGTISYPQKFKQRFGDQWELKTEILPSFSE, encoded by the coding sequence ATGAAAAAACAGATACTGGCCGCCTCGATGGCAGCAACGATCTCCGTCTCTGCTTTCGCGGCTGAGCAGAAACCGAACATCCTGTTTATTCTGACAGATAATCAGCATTCCGGTTTACTCGGCGCCTATGGCAATAAAGAGATTAAAACCCCTAATATCGACCAACTTGCTGAAGAAGGCGTCAAGTTTACCAACGCCTTTGCGGTAAATGGCATGTGCTCCCCAACACGAGCAACCCTGATGACTGGTCTGATGCCATCCCAACACGGACTTCATGACTGGCTGAACGACGAACAGATGAAGGAGTGGCCCCGAGACTGGTCGGCGGTGGCCGAATTCCGCTCCGTGCCTTATACACTGAAAGAGAACGGTTATCAGACAGCCATGATTGGCAAATGGCATCTGGGTCAACCCTGGGAACCTTCTCTGGGCTTTGACCACTGGATGACATTCACCAGTGGTCATACTCTGGATTTCTGGAACAACACGGTTATCGAAAACGGTCAGGTGACGGATATTTCAGGCCGACACATGGTGGACTACTTTGGCGATAAAGCCGTTGAGTATCTGGAAAACTATGATTCCGACAAGCCATTCTTCCTGAAAGTATCCTTTGATGGCCCCTACATGGATCCACCTACCAACATGGGGCCTGCCAAGAACCGGCACTACGAATACTACAAGAACAAACACCTCAGCTCCTTTCCCAACGAACCGGTCAGCAAAAACTACGTGGACCAGTTGGTTGAATTTGCGAAAACCGGACAGGATAAAGAGTTCCTGAACCGGATCATCAAAATGGTGATTGGCAATATGGCCGGTGATCAGGCAACACGCGCCAATATGGCTTCGCAGAACACCCTGGTCGATGACAATGTGGGCCGCCTGATGGAGACCCTGAAAAAGAAAGGGCTGTCAGACAACACCATTGTGATTTACAGCTCAGATCAGGGAGTTTACTACGGTCAACACGGCTTATGGACACATACGGTACTGAGCCAGCCATCCACCCTGCAGGAAACAGCGTTCCAGATTCCGCTGATTGTCCGAAAACCGGGTGAAGCTGAAGGCAAAACCGTTAGCAACCTGATCGGCCAATATGATATCCCGGCGACCATTCTTGATCTGGCCGGAATCAAACAAACCCTGCCGAACTCCCCGGGACGCAGTTTTTCGTCCATGCTCGGCGCCCAGAAAGTTGGCGAGATCCACGATGCGGTTTTCTATGAGCAGACGGAATCCCGCGCTATTCGAACCCAGCAATATGCATACTGGAAACGCATGGATGCTGACTTTGGTCCAAACGAGCTTTATGACATGCAGAAGGACCCTTACCAGAAAAAAAACCTGGCAGAACTGGAAGCATACCAGCCTGTCATTGCTGATCTGGACAAGAAACTGGAAGCATTTTACGCCACCTACACCGATCCGAAATATGATCTGTGGAAAGGCGGCACGGCAAAGGGAACCATCTCTTATCCCCAGAAATTCAAGCAACGTTTTGGTGATCAGTGGGAGCTGAAAACCGAAATTCTTCCTTCGTTTTCTGAGTAA